The Elaeis guineensis isolate ETL-2024a chromosome 3, EG11, whole genome shotgun sequence region TAATGATTTAGTTGATTTATGTATCCTATTTTGCTCACATGTCGTAAAGTTACATAGATATTTGAGGATACATAAACtgtatttctaattgggttaCCCATATTCCACGTTATTAGGATAGATAAAAGTGCCATGatgtacaaaaaaaaatccaaacttcaGTGCTGTAGGTGCATGTGCCGGCCAACGCCACCGGCACACAATGACGGCCAATTTATTACATTACGTTGTACGAGGGCCCCTGCCACACACGGCATTCCATTTTCTAGTGCTCACCAGGCCGAGTGTGGATCTTGGAGCTGGATCTCTATTTCTTAGCTCTTGCTTTTTTTACCTGCAACCGAGCTTATTCAGTCACCACCGACGGAAAGGCAGGCTCGGGAGGTGACCGAGAGTTAGTTTCCTCGGTCAAACCGCAGATTACAAATAAACCACGGAAGTTGAAGGACTCTGCCAACCATTCTGCTTTGACGAATATTCAACAAACTAGCATGTTAGCTTTGCTTACAGTGGGCGTTGCAAACCATTGAAAGAAAAGGCACCTAGTTTGACCACAAGCTATGACCCCTCAGAAAGCTAATCGGCAATGTATACCTAAaaattggaggaaaaaaaaaaacaaagaaagaaaaaagaaaaagctaaTTGGCAatgatttgtttttttttttaatgaagaaaTAGGAAGCTAATGGGAGGTTTCCACACCGGTAACGTGAGTTTGTTGACCGCATGATTGAATGACTTCGAACTGCTTGCATGAGATAGGGAAAAGCGAGCAACTTATATCCATGTCAATTAGAAACACTGTTATACAATAGTAGTGCTGATGATGAAACATGGAAACTCGGACTTTGATTTTGCCCAAAGCAGCAAAAAAAACAACATAGCGAATCTAGAGGAAATATAAGCAAGATCTATGACAATTTCAGTTGCCGACATGAGGCACCCAGCAGCGCCAAAGGGGGACAAGCTCGAGACGTACTCATTAAAAGAACAACAATAACTTGAAGTTGAATGCaattattatttctgattgacttCAGCAGCCAATAGGTCTCAGCAGGTAAAGAGCTAGCATTAATATATAAGATTTTGCACGATACTCTCAGCTTCAGAACCTAAGGGAAACTCTAAGATTTGCACGGCTTAACAAAATCCAATAACAAAAGCACAATCCCATGTGAGAACGGATAAGGGCGGCAACACGCAACATTGGCCATTGCGTCCGAGCGTCAGATTTCCCGTGGGTGCAGTCAACAATGGAGTTTTATGCCGCCCACCGGAAAACCAGAAGGAGTTTCCTGGCCTTCCCCCGGTTTGCAGATGGGACACCGAGCATTAAAGCGGTAAATTATTGAGTAGTACAAGTCCAGGAACAAACAATGGGAGGAAAAGAGTAGTACATGGATTAGGTTTGTCAAATTTCCATTTAAATGACGGTCACACGTCCATTTTCGATGAGTACAGACAAAGAACGGTCCACATGGGAGTAGGAGGCAAAGGCGAAGATTAGATTGATTTCAAAGAAACTTGGGAAaagttaaaaggaaaaaaaaattccagATCACATGTCAATGGTGAAAAGTACCTGGACATCATTACCTTGACATAATTATACCCCGATCAAAAGCAAGCAGATGCATTTCCCTTCAACTCTACTGCTTCATTCCTACTCCTAGTTATTTTATTGCCTTGAGATGCTTGATACGCTACTATAAATATGGTTTCGGGGTGTGTTCTTTAAGTGCGTTAAGTTGGCTTGAGAAGAGTGGCTATAGATTTAGAATATCTCTAGAGAAACTAAGTAGCGTTGGAGGAATGGAGATCCCGGTAATCAACCTAGGAGAGATGGAGGGAGTGAGGAAAAGCGAAACAATGTCACTTCTCCACGAGGCATGCGAGAAGTGGGGGTTCTTTTGGGTAAGTGGAGGAGAAGTGGGACTTCttgttttcttttaatttttacgATTTTATGATCTCATGGCTCCTTAGACTgctttccattaaaaaaaaacagaaaaaaaaaaacgttTTTTTATATAGTCGTGTTGGGATAATTTTGCATCGATGACTGCATGGCAGCTCGAAAACCATGGGGTTGATGAGAGCCTtatggataaggtcaaggcattGGTGAACCAGCACTACGAGGAGAGCATGAAGGAAAGCTTCTACAGTTCAGAGCTGGCAAAAGAATTGGGGCCTAATATCAAAGCCTCTGAAGTAGACTGGGAGTGCAGCTTCTTCTATCGCCATCAACCGGACTCCAACATCAACGACATTCCTGAACCACTTCGGTGAGTCTCTGGTAGAATGTTGCATCTCAGAAAGAAatcagaattaaaaataaaattatattactcAAAACTCTAAAGCCCCCTTCTGGGAAAAAAAGCCAGCTTGTTCTTATTGGTCATCATATTAAAACTTTCGATTTAACACTACACTTGTTCATGCAGTGAAGCAATGCAGGAATTCGTTGCGCAATTGATCAAGTTGGCTGAAAGGCTTGCAGAACTTCTGAGCGAGAACCTTGGACTGGAAAAGGATTACTTGAAGAAGGCATTCTCTGAGCCATTTGTTGGAACAAAGGTGGCGAAGTACCCAAAATGCTCTGACCCAGAGATGGTAATGGGGCTCCGAGGCCACACTGATGCTGGTGGAATCATCCTATTGCTCCAGGATGACCAGGTCCCAGGTCTTGAGTTCTTAAAAGACGGGGAGTGGGTGGCAATACCTCCAACAGAGGGTTACAGAATCTTTGTGAACCTTGGTGATCAAGTGGAGGTGGTGAGCAATGGCATCTACAAGAGTGTTCGGCACCGTGTCCTTGCTGACAAAAACGGGAGCCGGTTATCCATTGCCACATTCTATAATCCTGGCGCTAATGCCGTGATTTCCCCGGCTTCGAGGCTGGTTTATCCAAGCTGCTACCGTTTCGAAGACTACCTCAATTACTATACCACCACCAAGTTTTCAGACAAGATCGCTAGGTTCCAAAACATAAAGGAGATGCTTGTGTGATTACAGTAGCGGGACTAGGCTGCTTGGTATTGCTGCTGAATAAGAAAAATCTTCCTCCTAAAGTTTGTGGTGATATCGTAGCTGCTGAAGGATAGATGCATTTGTAATCTGTGAACCAGTGTTTTCTAAATACTAGAGTGATATTGGTAGTGTGTAGATTCTGTTTTTGAGTTAGCAATCCATGGACAGCATCTTACTATCTATTGTTTTTCTGTGTTTTACTAGATTGATTAATATAAATACCATGTTTGTCTCTCTGCTGTttttcttgtttgaaaaaaaaaaattgaataaatcatACCAGCAAATATATGAAAACACATGCTCAAAAGTTACTGGTACTGTGGTACATATCAggttgaatgataaaataatatttatgtgGTCATCGCTAGTGTGGTAGTGTCGTAAGCCCGCCCTGCCAAACTTTTGAACTGCCATAATCTTTAGATTCAACTACCTAACTGCTACGTAGAAATTTAGATTGACTTGATATAGACTCTTTAGAAAGTTTGCAGTCTTACGATGGATGGTCCTAATATTTTATCAGCAAAAGGGAATTTGGGACTGCCAAATGGAGAGGGCTCGTAGTTCTAGTCCAAAGACCCCCTCGGTTGTGCTTTTGACTGGAATAATATGTGAGTTCAAATCTACCAAAAGtggaactcttttttttttgactggaAGGGAAGCAAGGAGAATTTTATTTAGATACCAAGATGAACCCAAATCCTACTTCAATATTTGACTATATTAACTatatttgatccaaatctcagattcttcacgacagtaTATCTCACTTCTGCTGGGCCATCAACATGATCATGACTGAGGTAACAATTTTTTATCTGGCCAGAGTTATCTTTTCTATTCCCCATTTAACAATGAAACAGAATATGCCATACTCACAGGAAAAGGGGAGCCTGGCAAAAGAGTGACGATAATTTGAATCTTCCCTCCAGCCATGTCAACTTCAAGCTCTTAGTGGTTCTTGCATTCGTTCCAAGGATATTCTATCTGGGTTAAAAGAACGTATTTCTCATGTTTTTAGAAGGTATTTCAGCATATTGTTCTTATGTTGTTCATGGCGATGATCTAGGCTGCTTGCAAGGAGAGAAATGATTGGATTCTTCTTAACAAGCAACTCTCCATACTCCTATTGCTTATGCTGGTCATCATAATATAAATGAGTGGTCCATTCTATGAAATCAAAAAAAGCCACCAGCTTTCAAGAGAATTTTGGAACAATATCAAGAATATTCCTTTCTTTTTATTGTGTAATTTTTATTGAGGTTTTTATTACTCATCCCTTTTATCTTGCTAACTAATCTCTCTTCTAAGATATTCTTTTTATAGTATAATGTTATTGCCTACCATATGAATAACAAAAGATTATACCATTCCTTCACTGGTCATACCATGTTGGCAATATACatgttttttccctttttttttattgctGCAAACTCATTATCCATGTTGTAAAATCAGTTTGACAACTAATGTGTTGATTCAGATAGAGTGATGGATGAGACCATGTTAGGTAACAGTAAAAGAAAAGAGGAACACAAAAGACAATGTGTGGGTCGTTACCAAATGCAGAAGAATTTGCACCATATACAGTTTAATATTCAGCATCAGATCTCTTTTTAATCTCTGACAGTAACTAATTAACATATTGCTTGCCTGGATTTTCACATCATTAATAGTTGGCCAAGTAAATCGATTGCACAATAAATAATAGTTGGCTTCCATaaaaaagagaacatcttattaatataaatcaaaattctaATCGGAAGATTCATTTCAAGATTTTGATTAGAAATGGTAGTTCAGCAATTTCTTAATTCTTTCGGCATTCATTAGTCAGTCAATTAACCTAAAAGCTCCAGAGATGACAATATGTCTTCCAACCATTGCTCATTTGTTGGTAAACATGCGTTGTAATTGCCAATAGATCTTCAGCTAAATATTTATGCCCTTGGCATCCTGGTCAGTGCATGCTGGAATAACCTGATTCAGTAAATGCTGGAACAGCATAAACACTGgttccatcaaaatcaattcatcagATATCAACTCCTGGTGGAAGGGTAGGCAGGCAGTCCTCCTCCCCAGAGAGTAGCCTCTGGCAGAAGGCTGAAGCATGGGGTGGGTGCAAGCATTCTCTCATAATTCTGGTTAGTACATCACAAATCATACCAATTAATTCcttgggagagagagagggagtggaggaAGATTCATAGAAGGGGAACAGACTGCTCCACTCTTAAACAGTAGGAGGTCCTGAGCCCATTCGAACTACTTGGACTGGAGTAAGAAACAATTGCTGTGCCCATGGGTCATTTTGGGTTAGCTAGTCTCGGCAACTTGGGTACCGGAACTAGTTCAACTGCATGACGAGGGTTTATATTATACGCGAGTGTTTAGATTGCTTCCGGCAACCCAATGACCGAAAAATTAGACCAAATCTGTTAATGTTTAAGCATAACTTCATGAGTATTACAAATTGGTTGCGTTGCCTCTTGGTTAAGCCAGCCCAAGTGGCAGCTTATTAGCTAGTTGAGAGCCATGAATGAACAACATCAACTTCTTTCATATAAACCTGCTGTACAGAATCTGAAAACAGGAAACAAATAGAACAAAACTTTTTGATATTTAAATGGTGTTAGAAGGTGTGGACTAATTTAGTTGGCAATCGCTGCCGTATGGTCAACAATTATCTGGTTCAGGCCTTGCCCCAATCCGTCTACGATTTCCATGCATTTGACTACAGCAAGTTTTCCTGAGCAAGCATATTTCATGAATAAAATATTCCATCAAATGTAGAAACAAATTAGTGCAGTATGAATGGATATGATACTTGCGTGATGGACATCGTTTGTTCTGGGACTACGATGAAATCATTTtaagatatattatttttaattttgaagaacCGGGTCTAGTTTAAGAGTTTAAATAATAGCATTTGAAAATTAATAGGCACATCAATTCTGGCAGGCTGGTGTTCTGACTATGACAAGTTCTCCATAACCTATACCAAATTCATCTCCGGGCCAGCCCAAATATATCAGGTCGAGCCCACTTATTAGCAGGCTTAATGAACATAGGGTCATGAAATCCACCCGTTCTAGATTTCAATTATCAAGTTGAGCCACATTCAAATGGCAAACCACTGCCTAAAAACGCTCCGAGTGTTTTTTATATATAGTCTAGCCATGTCCAGTGTTCTTCAAATGATCTATTTGTGTGCATGCATGCACGTACAAGGTGGGTGTGCGTGTGGGGTGGTGTGAGAGCATTTAGAATCAAATCAGTGGCTTAATGCAATAGGCAGGCCCAGTCACATCTACGTCTAATAACATGGAGTTTTGAACGAATATTTTcagtgtttatttatttattttttttttttttggcgtttGCGTTATGTGGGGTCTGAGGGCCAAAAGAGGGAACAACAGGTCAAAACCAACGACAATATTGTTACCCACTTCAAGAAAGTAGATAAATTATTTTgaggataaattaaaaaattccaGCTTGGCACCAACTACCAGTATTATAGAGTCGTACCAAGTAGGATgcctttttttattttctgtttgGAAGAGCATCcaaaatgcccaggttgcatggATTCTTGGAAAGCCACAGGCTACCAACCTCTCCCTCGCCAACATTACGGCCGTGGAGCACTCCAAGGCCGAAGCCTTGAGGGAGCAAAGAAGAGAGAGATCTTCCCACCGTTCCTGCATCCATTAATGcactcttttttcttgatttctcaACCACCAAATGAAGACTAAttttgtgcccttattttgtatgGAGGGCCCCCTGATAGTTCAGTTCaaaacattatatatatatatatatatatatatatatagccataAGCCAGTGGTCCCTAAAACCATGCATACTCTGCGACAAGTTGTGGTGGTCCTAGCGAGGTAAATAACATAATGCTTACTTCTAGTTACTACTTTTTTTAAACTTTGGAAATGTTTTTGATTGCCCAATGTCTATGTTATAGGGCCATGAAAAGGGTGACATCTAACCTACCACAACTAAATTCCTTAAAGGCTGCATAAGAGCACCCCTCTTCCCCAACTAGAATTTACCTGATCCTGTTAATTGTTTCTTGCGCAACCACCACAGGTAACAATCCTCTCTAGATATCTTGTACCCTTTTTTGTATGCCCACCACAGGTAACAATCCTCTCTAGATATCTTGTACCCTTTTTTGTATGCCCATCAGTACAACCACATTTTCTGCGGTCGGTCATTCACGCTTTACCTTGCACTCCAGCCTGCCTTCTCCTTTTCAAgacccatccaaaaaaaaaatccagtacCTTCTGATCGTGAATATAACAGGACAAACCGACCTATGTGGATatcttcataaaaattttgataacaTTTAAGGATCTATAGCATAAACatcgggaaaagaaaaaaaaaatgtagttTTACTCAATTCATGTTCAGATTGAGATCCACATTGACCCTTCACATGAGCACGTATGAACCCAGTAAAGCTCTTCAAAGTAGTGGGACAAAAAGGAAATGGAACAACAATAATTTATTATGGATCGACACTCTTACAAATTTCAACAGTATGAAGAATAGCACAACGGTTTGTTCTCACAAGACTGAAAGACAGCAGTCCAACCAAGCCGGTTGAATTGCTTAAATAATGACCCTTTCACTTGCATAACGGAATGGACTCAAAATATATGTAGGGTCAGATGTGCACCCCAATCCCATGCCAAGTCCCTCCAATCTTTTCTATATTTTTGACCGGCCATCCCCATAATCTGGGCTATCTATATTGATTATTTTCTCCTCCAACTTAAACAGGCAATACCTTACTTGTCAATGTGTCGCAGTTACTGCAACTCCACTGATAGCCAGTAGTAATAGCCTCCAAATTTTGAATGTCTACAATTGAGATGAAACTCTATTGACCTGTATTAAGGTATATATATAACAAAGAAGAATATGGTATCATCTTCTTTGTTTCAACTTGATCCATATTTTGCAGGCAGTTATTGACAGATGGCCTCGACCGCAAGCTTCTTCATAATTCCAGGGCATGGGTCTCCTCCAAACATTTGAGGAGCAACAACAACCGAGCACCATTGCTGGCCAATACAGTTCTGCAATAGACTCTCCTGTGTTAAGTTCTAGAAGATATCAGAGAACAAACGCAACAATAAATCACACAAATGCATCAATGTACTGAATTCAAAAATAGTCTCAACATTGAATCCATAGATGTTCAGGATGTGCGGGACAGAGATTTACCTTCTGGAAAGCATCATATGAATGAAAGGCATGACAGCTTCCTTCTGAGAAACTTCCGCACACCCCTTGTGGAGTGCCAAAGCtagcaaattttatttttgacatCTTCTGTCCAGGAGGACAAGATAAATGTGCTTTTGGTCTACCGTAGCCTTTGGTTTTCCAGTTTCTAGCCGAAGGCTGCCATTCAAAAATTTCAGCACAGACACTTCCAACTTTTCTTTTTACCATAGAAATTCCAGTTGGATCACCACCCCACTCTTCAAGCACAACCAACAGGTTCCCAGTTGGGTTTAGCCAAGAGCGAGGGACATGGTACCTGAGGTTTGTAAGGGCAGTCTATCAGTTTGATTTCATAAGCATGCGACTTTGAAATACCTGCTGTCGTATTGGTGGGAGACTGGTCGCTTACCATCTTTGAGAGGGCTCCCCACAATTGGTTTGACATTTTTTCTCGTTGTATGTTCCACGGTAATCGCACCCACCACAAGAACCATATGCCTTATAGGCAGGCCAATACCGACCAATGCTCTCCCCATTAATCCATATTTGACCTTTCCCCATGCTCCTCATATCTAGAGCCAATGGCTCATTCCCAGATGGTGCATTGAACAAAGTCTGGAGGGTACGAACATCGCAAGAATGTCAGCAGAAgagaatttttttatcaatctttgacataaatgaaaaatatattttttttttcctttttatggcTAACGAGGAAGGATAAACTTCATCTCAAATAAACAACAGCCGAATTGACTGCAGACCTAACCTTGTACCATGTTAACGGCTGCATATTAGATGCCCCTCCCCATTCAACAGAAGAACTTCCACTGAGGGAATGAAGGCTCAGAGCTTCTCCTTTCAAACCAACCTGCATGAAGTTATGAAGTTACGAGTTGTAATGAATAGCACTTAAGAAACTCAAGTTGGCTAACCTGGTAAGTCCATTTCTCCCTTGAAAGATCTCTCTTTCCCTCGTTAAGACCATCCAAGGTTACCGGACCAAGAACACCAGCATTCCAAGTCTCAAAATGGTCCCCGACattctaaaaaaaatcagaaaagcaaaAACAAAATCATCAAATTTGTGTGAAACTTTGATTGTTCTAGACAGGTTCAGATAAAGTGTAACTTACAGGAAGCCCAACAGCTACACTTAGAATGGAGATCTTGTTGCTGCCCGCCCACAACTTAACATTTCTACTATATGTCAGCTTTGGACTGTCTAGACCACCATAAACATTTCCTGCCAAATTAAAAAACAAAAGCATTCTTTTCAAGGACCAGACTTCAGCAAAGAATAGGTTTATTTTTCAATGACCTGTTATTCTATAAATATTCTATATAGACCAGAGCTATCTACCTTCCGGTCGTCCATTGACGAAAACATGCATACCATGACCAGCTGATAGCACACTGAGGACTGGATAATTGCCATTTttcagaaattgttcatcctgGCCTATGTTGACACTGATATAAGAAGATAGTTAAGGTAGGCAAAAAGATGTATAGTCTAGCATTAACAGaacaagagctgctcatgaagaTTTCAGAGAAGGTAATGAAAAATCAGCTACTCACTATGTCGTGTACCACAAGTAGTCTGAACGATCCCATGTCATACTTATCTGCTCAAGCAATCCATCTTTCGTGAACGCATCTGAATCAAGGGAGTTGATGTCTTCATTATATGACTCCCAAGAAAATCCTCCGACCAGTTCCATTTTCATCTGCGAGGATTGAGCTCCAACCTGCACAATGACCATGTAAAAGCATCATGTAAATCACAACTCCAAATTTCTAATCGAGTTAGCAAGCAGAACCTAGAACCAGTTCTCAGGCAAATTGACAAAGCAGACCAAAATATTTTTCTACAGAACCAAACATGTTGCATGATATGAACTCCCTCAGCAAAAAAAGGCGGAGTTTTATGAGAGAGATGTGCGTCCGATGTGCAACAGAAGGAATTTGAACATAAGCAAAATGACTCAATCATCTTAAGTCTTTCTCACCCTCGCAGTATTGAAAACTGCAGTTCTGCAGTCAGGGAGTATTGTGATGGACCATGGTGGAAGATCATGGTGCATTCCATTGAAAGTTACCCTTCCATAAGAACTAGGGTTATAATTGGAAAGGAATGCAGCGCAAGCTCCTGACTTTGACTGGAAAACATGTGCCTGAAAAGAAATAATAGTGGAGTTAGCTCTGAACCACTTGAATAGTTTTGTTAGTGCAGAACAATATAGGAAATAAACCTCATGATAACTTCCAAGTGACGTCACTGTGGGATCACCCGAAACCAAAGCCGGTTCACACAATTTGATAGCTTTATGCAAGTCTCTCAAATGGCCCCATTTTGGTTCTCTTAAAAGACCTGGGAAAGAGAACGGTGAAGTCAATACCAGATAAGGAACATAGTGTATAAAATTGGACGTGAAACAGAGCATAAGTGAAAATATGCAGTGTCAAAGACACAGACTAATCTTGTTTAAGATATCGATACGGTATTTGGA contains the following coding sequences:
- the LOC105040421 gene encoding 1-aminocyclopropane-1-carboxylate oxidase 1, with the translated sequence MEIPVINLGEMEGVRKSETMSLLHEACEKWGFFWLENHGVDESLMDKVKALVNQHYEESMKESFYSSELAKELGPNIKASEVDWECSFFYRHQPDSNINDIPEPLREAMQEFVAQLIKLAERLAELLSENLGLEKDYLKKAFSEPFVGTKVAKYPKCSDPEMVMGLRGHTDAGGIILLLQDDQVPGLEFLKDGEWVAIPPTEGYRIFVNLGDQVEVVSNGIYKSVRHRVLADKNGSRLSIATFYNPGANAVISPASRLVYPSCYRFEDYLNYYTTTKFSDKIARFQNIKEMLV
- the LOC105040419 gene encoding beta-galactosidase isoform X2; amino-acid sequence: MGSESVMSDGGGHWLSAVLMVALMVALFSSGDAAVSYDHRAVIINGQRRILISGSIHYPRSTPDMWPDLIQKAKDGGLDVIQTYVFWNGHEPFPGQYYFEGRYDLVRFVKLVKQAGLYVNLRIGPYVCAEWNFGGFPIWLKYVPGISFRTDNGPFKAAMEKFTAKIVSMMKAEGLFEWQGGPIILSQVENEFGPMEYNGGAAARVYANWAAQMAVSLKTGVPWVMCKQDDAPDPVINTCNGFYCDDFSPNKPYKPMIWTEAWTGWFTAFGGPVPRRPVEDLAFAVARFIQKGGSFVNYYMYHGGTNFGRTAGGPFIATSYEYDAPIDEYGLLREPKWGHLRDLHKAIKLCEPALVSGDPTVTSLGSYHEAHVFQSKSGACAAFLSNYNPSSYGRVTFNGMHHDLPPWSITILPDCRTAVFNTARVGAQSSQMKMELVGGFSWESYNEDINSLDSDAFTKDGLLEQISMTWDRSDYLWYTTYVNIGQDEQFLKNGNYPVLSVLSAGHGMHVFVNGRPEGNVYGGLDSPKLTYSRNVKLWAGSNKISILSVAVGLPNVGDHFETWNAGVLGPVTLDGLNEGKRDLSREKWTYQVGLKGEALSLHSLSGSSSVEWGGASNMQPLTWYKTLFNAPSGNEPLALDMRSMGKGQIWINGESIGRYWPAYKAYGSCGGCDYRGTYNEKKCQTNCGEPSQRWYHVPRSWLNPTGNLLVVLEEWGGDPTGISMVKRKVGSVCAEIFEWQPSARNWKTKGYGRPKAHLSCPPGQKMSKIKFASFGTPQGVCGSFSEGSCHAFHSYDAFQKNCIGQQWCSVVVAPQMFGGDPCPGIMKKLAVEAICQ
- the LOC105040419 gene encoding beta-galactosidase isoform X1 — encoded protein: MGSESVMSDGGGHWLSAVLMVALMVALFSSGDAAVSYDHRAVIINGQRRILISGSIHYPRSTPDMWPDLIQKAKDGGLDVIQTYVFWNGHEPFPGQYYFEGRYDLVRFVKLVKQAGLYVNLRIGPYVCAEWNFGGFPIWLKYVPGISFRTDNGPFKAAMEKFTAKIVSMMKAEGLFEWQGGPIILSQVENEFGPMEYNGGAAARVYANWAAQMAVSLKTGVPWVMCKQDDAPDPVINTCNGFYCDDFSPNKPYKPMIWTEAWTGWFTAFGGPVPRRPVEDLAFAVARFIQKGGSFVNYYMYHGGTNFGRTAGGPFIATSYEYDAPIDEYGLLREPKWGHLRDLHKAIKLCEPALVSGDPTVTSLGSYHEAHVFQSKSGACAAFLSNYNPSSYGRVTFNGMHHDLPPWSITILPDCRTAVFNTARVGAQSSQMKMELVGGFSWESYNEDINSLDSDAFTKDGLLEQISMTWDRSDYLWYTTYVNIGQDEQFLKNGNYPVLSVLSAGHGMHVFVNGRPEGNVYGGLDSPKLTYSRNVKLWAGSNKISILSVAVGLPNVGDHFETWNAGVLGPVTLDGLNEGKRDLSREKWTYQVGLKGEALSLHSLSGSSSVEWGGASNMQPLTWYKTLFNAPSGNEPLALDMRSMGKGQIWINGESIGRYWPAYKAYGSCGGCDYRGTYNEKKCQTNCGEPSQRWYHVPRSWLNPTGNLLVVLEEWGGDPTGISMVKRKVGSVCAEIFEWQPSARNWKTKGYGRPKAHLSCPPGQKMSKIKFASFGTPQGVCGSFSEGSCHAFHSYDAFQKESLLQNCIGQQWCSVVVAPQMFGGDPCPGIMKKLAVEAICQ